The window TGCTCCCATAAATCCTTGAAGTTTTGTAAACTCTTTTTCTCCAATCATATTAGAAACTAAATCAGCTTTTGCTAGTAAAATTGTTCTATCAATCGTTTCTTTTCTAGTTTCCATTCCTGTAGCTTCTATTAAATAATCTGCTATTTTTTGAGATCTTTCAATTTTGTTATATATAGTTCCTAAATCTTTTTGGAATACAACTTGTTTTAATTTCTCAACATTTTCTACTAGAGGCTTCTTTAAATCTTCGTGGTAGAAGAATCTTGCATCAGCAAGTCTCGCAGATAAAACCTTCTCATTTCCTTTTCTAACTTGTTCAGAATCTTCAATACCATTTCTAATTACAACAAATTTAGGTAAAAGTTTTCCTTCTAAATCTAAAATAGGAAAATATCTTTGGTGAACTTGCATAGATATAATTAAAACATCTTGAGGTACTTCTAAGAAATCAGAATTAAATGTTCCAACTATTGGATATGGATATTCAACTAAGTTTGCAACCTCTTTTAATAAATCTTCATCTACTAAAACTTGCTCATTAGAATCCTCGCATTTTTCTTTTATAAGTTTCTTAATTAAGTTCTTTCTCTCTTCAACATCTATAATTACATTATTTTCTTTTATTTTTTCAAAATATTCATCAATAGTAGAAACCTCAAAATTACTTCCAAAGAATCTATGTCCTCTAGATGCTCTTCCACTTTTTATTCCTTCTATTTCAAAATTTACTATTTCTCCATCTACTAAAGCTAAAAACCATTGAATTGGTCTAGCAAACTTTAATTTTTTCATTCCCCACTTCATTGATTTAGGGAAGTTTATCTCTAGTACCAATTCTTTTAAAAGATCAGAAAGTAGAGCTTTTGTACATTCACCTTTTAAAAACTTTCTAACTGCTATATACTCCCCTTTAGGAGTTTCTATGATTTCTAAATCTGTAGCTTCTACGCCTTGAGATTTAGCAAATCCTAATCCTGCTCTTGAAATCTCTCCATTTTCACCAAAAGCAACTTGCTTTGCAGGTCCCATATTTAAGATATCTAAGTTTTCTTGAGTTTCTGCCAATCCCTCTACTAAAACAACCAGTCTTCTTGGTGTTCCAAAAGTTTTTATTTCATCAAATTTTATTCTTTTTTCATTTAACTTACCTTCTAAGTTCTCTTTCATCTCTTTTAGAGTTTGAACAAGGAATCTTGCAGGTAACTCTTCCATTCCTATTTCAAAAAGTAATCTCACTTTCTATTCCTCCTCTTTTTTCCTTTTACTTTTTTTTCAGTAAAGGGTATCCTAGTTCTTTTCTATTTTGTACAAATACTTCTGCACATCTCTTAGCTAGGTTTCTAACTCTTAAAATATAAGCCATTCTCTCTGTTGTAGAGATTGCTCCTCTTGAGTCTAGAACGTTGAATGTGTGAGAACATTTTAAAACATAGTCATATGCTGGCATTACTAAATTTTCATTTAATGCTCTATCAGCTTCTTTTTCATAATCATCAAACCATCTAAAGTGACTCTCTAAGTCTGCTACTTCAAATGAATATTTTGAATTTTCATACTCATACTGATATCTCATATCTCCATATTTAATTCCTGGTGCCCACTCTAAATCATACACATTTTCTTTATTTTGAATATATAATGCCAATCTTTCTAATCCGTATGTTATTTCAACAGGAACAACTTCTAACTCTAATCCTCCAACCTGTTGGAAATATGTAAACTGAGTTACTTCCATTCCATCTAACCATACTTCCCATCCTAATCCCCATGCTCCTAATGTTGGTGACTCCCAATCATCTTCAACAAAACGAATATCATGTTTTAAAGGATCGATTCCTAAAACTTTTAGTGATTCTAAATAAAGTTCTTGAATATTATCTGGTGATGGCTTCATTACAACTTGAAATTGATGGTGTTGATAAACTCTATTTGGATTTTCTCCATATCTACCATCCTTTGGTCTTCTTGATGGCTCAACATATGCTACATTCCATGGTTCTGGTCCTAAAGACATTAAAAATGTATTCGGATTAAATGTTCCAGCTCCTGTTTCTATATCGTATGGATTCCCAATGATACACCCTTTTGAACTCCAATACTGCTGAAGAGCAAATATCATCTCTTGAAATGTCATTTCACTTCCTCCTAATCTTTCTTTTTCCTTTTACTATCTAGCAAGCTATCTATTATTATTAAAATAACTCCTATATTTATCCAAATATCAGCTAAATTAAATACAAATACCCATATACCTCTAAAGTCAATCATATCAATAACAAAACCTCTATAAATTCTGTCTATTATATTTCCGATCGCTCCACCTAAAATAAATGAATACCCTAACCTCTCTATAACTGATAACTTTTTTCTATTTTTAAAAAAATAAAATCCTAATCCAATTATTACTAAAACAGTTAAAATAGAGATTATATCTAATTTACCTTGAAACATTCCAAAAGCAATACCTCTATTTTTTACATATGTAAGATGGAAAAACTCTCCCACAATTGGGAAAGTTTGACCTTCTACTAACCATGTATCGACTTCATATTTGGATATTTGATCTAGAAAAACTAATAAAAATATTATCCCTATATATAACACAGCTCACCTCTTTGAATAATTAATCAGCTAGTGCTGTCGTACATCTTGGACACACTGTTGGATGCTCTGGATTAGTTCCTAACTCTGTCGAGTATTTCCAACATCTTTCACACTTCTCTCCATCTGCATGCTCAACTTTTACAAATAAAGCTTCTTGCTCCTCACCTTTTACAAATGAATCATCTTTTTCATTAGCAATTACTAATTGAGAAACGATAAATACCTCTTCTAAAATCTCTTTATTATCTTCTAAGAATTTTACTAACTCTGCATTATCTGCACTTAAAATAACTTTTGCATCTAAAGAGTTTCCTATTATCTTATTTTCACCTTGTCTTGCTAACTCTAATGTTTTATTAACATCTTTTCTTAACTTTACAATCTCTTCCCACTTTGTATCTAATTCATCATTTAAGTATTGATCATTGTTTACATACCAATCAGTTAATAATACTGACTCAGAATCCTTTAATGATTCTGGTAAAGTTTCCCAAATCTCTTCAGCTGTAAATGATAATATAGGTGCTACCATTTTAGTTAATGTTACTAAAACTTCTGACATTACTGTCTGTGCTGCTCTTCTTTCTTTAGAATCAGCTTTTTCAGCATATAATCTATCTTTGATTATATCTAAATAGAATGCTGACATATCAATTCCTGAGAAATAGTGAATTTCTTGGAATAAATTATAGAACTCATATTTTTCATATGATTCTGTTACTACCCTTTTTAATCTTTCTAACTTATTTAATGCCCACTTATCAATTTCCATTAAGTCCTCATAAGCTACTGCATCTGTTAACGGATTAAAATCTGCTGAGTTTCCTAATATATATCTAGCTGTATTTCTTACTCTTCTGTAAGCTTCTGCCATTTGTTTTAAAATATTATCAGATATTTTTACATCTTCTCTATAATCAACTGATGCACACCATAATCTTAGTATATCTGCTCCATAAACTTTGATTATATCTTGCGGAGCCACAACATTTCCTACAGATTTTGACATTTTCTTACCTTCTCCGTCATTTACAAATCCGTGAGTTAATAACATTTTAAATGGTGCATCTCCTGTTGATCCAACTGATGTCAATAGTGATGTTTGGAACCATCCTCTATGTTGATCTGATCCTTCTAAATATAAGTCAGCCGGTCTGTGTAATCCCTCTCTAGTCTCTAAAACCGATCTATGAGATACTCCTGAGTCAAACCAAACGTCCATTATATTTGTTTCTTTTCTTAATTCTAATCCTTTTAGATTATACTTAACTAATAGATCTTCTCCAATTAATTCCTCAGCCGAATATTTTACCCAAGCTGCTGACCCTTCTTTTTTAACAAGTTCAATAACTCTATCTAAAATTTCTCTTTCGAATATCTCTTTTCCTGTTGCTTCATTATAGAATACAGGAATTGGTACTCCCCATGTTCTTTGTCTTGAGATACACCAGTCAGGTCTTGTCTCTAACATAGAACCTATTCTATTTCTTCCCCACTCTGGAACAAATTTAACATCATCTAAAGCTCTTAATGCCTTTTCTCTTAAATCTGAACCTTCACATCTTATAAACCACTGCTCAGTTGCTCTAAAGATTACTGGAGTTTTTGATCTCCAGTCATGAGGATAAGAGTGCTCAAACTCTTTGTAGCTTAATAAGTGCCCTGTTTCTGTTAAGTGCTCTGCTATAACTTTATTTGCTTTTTTATAGAATAATCCAGCAAATTGTCCAGCTTCCTCTGTTAATACACCTTTATTATTAATTGGAGAAATGATTGGTAATCCGTATCTAACTCCTACAACATAGTCATCTTGACCATGTCCTGGTGCAGTATGTACAACTCCTGTTCCTGCTTCAGCAGTTACATGTGTTCCTAGTACCACTTTTCCTGTTCTATCTAAGAATGGATGTTTATATGTTAAGTTCTCTAAGTCAGCTCCAACAAACTCCTTTACTAGCTCCATCTCTTTTATTCCCATGTCGCTAAATGCCTTATCTGCTAAAACTTTTGCTAAAATTAGATTTCCTTTTTCTGTTTTATATATTCCGTACTCAAACTCTCCATTTAAAGCAATTCCTGTATTTGCAGGTAAAGTCCATGGAGTAGTTGTCCAAATAACTAGATATAATGGTTCTGTCATTCCTAACTTATCCATAATCTCTTTGTTTGCTTCCATTTTTACATAAATAGATGGAGAAACATGATTTTTATACTCAATTTCAGCTTCTGCTAAAGCTGTTTCTGTTACTGGCGACCAGTAAATTGGCTTTAATCCTTTAAAAATATATCCATTTTCATAAAGCTCACCAAATACTTCTAATTGCTTTGCTTCATACTCAGGGTTTAAAGTTAAGTATGGCTTATCCCACTCTCCTAAAACTCCTAATCTTTGGAATCCTTCTTTTTGAATTTCTACCCATTTTTTAGCGTACTCTGTACATTTCTCTCTGATTTCAAGAGGTGACATCTCTTTCATTTTTGCACCTAATTCTTCACTTACCTTTAATTCTATCGGTAATCCATGAGTATCCCATCCTGGAACGTAAGGCACTGTGTATCCAGATAATCTTTTATACTTTAAAATTATATCTTTTAATATTTTATTTAAAGCATGACCTATATGGATTCCACCGTTTGCGTATGGAGGTCCATCGTGAAGTATAAATGTTTTACTTCCCTTTTGTAATCCCTTTTCATAAATTTTTTCGTCATCCCATTTTTTTAAGATGTTTGGTTCCTTCGTTGGTAAGTTTGCCCTCATTTGGAAACTTGTTTTCGGAAGGTTCAACGTTTTCCCGTAATCTCTTTCTTCCATTAGACTTCCTCCTTATATGCATTTAAAGTTATTTTTACTTCTGTATTGCTACCCTCTTCTGAAAAATGTTTTATTACCCCACCATGATCTTTAATTATTTTATGAGTAAAAAATAATCCTAATCCTAATGTTTGTGGAGAATAGCTTATAAACGGTTCGTATATCTCTTCTAATTGTTTTGGTGATAGCCCTATACCGTTATCAATAATTTTTAATTCTATTTTTTCATTAATTTTTCTCTTTGATAAAATTATATCAATTCTTCTGTTACTCTCTTTATTTAATAAAGCGTTATACGCATTATCTATAAGTTCTTTTATTACTTTTTGAAGTTTTCGTTTACTACCTAAAACTGTTCCACTTGTAGCATTAAAAAAAGATACTGAAATATTTGCACTTTTAAATTTCTTACTATATTGAATAATCGTTTCATTTATTATTTTATCTAAACAAACTCTCTCATACGTGTCTTCAATTTCTTCAGAATAAGCTTTTAATGATTCATTATCCTCTTTAATTCTAGCTAGATAAGGCTTAATTATAGTTAATTCCTCTATTATCTTTTCGCCAGGATTTTCAGAATCAACACACTCCAATAATTTCTCAACAACTTCACCTCTTAATCTCAAGAACCGTGTTGCTAATTTTTCTATTGTCGTAACTCTTTGACTCTCTAAAGTATCTAAAATCGTTTCTTTATTATTTATTCCTATAGAGAAATTCATCGAAAGAAGATTTAGTAATTCTAACTCTTCTTGATTTATTCTAATATCCTTAGTATAGTTATCTACAACTATCACTCCTGAAAATTTTCCAGCTCCATGAATTGGAAAAATAAAAAAGTTTTTTAATCCAATTGCTTTAAGAACATCATTCCCTAAATCATACTTATATCCAGCGTCATTTTTATAAATTATTTTTTGCTCTTTGAAGGACTTAGCTAATAAATTTTCAGTATTAATTGGAACTTTTGTAAATAAAACTAACTCTTTTAAATTTTTTAATTGAAATTTAAAACCTTTTTTACTTTCTTCTGCTAAAGTTCGATTGATAGAAATTTCTTCTCCTATCAAATAATCATTTTCTCTACTATAACGAAAATACATTGCTCTACTATAACCTAAACCAACCTCTGATGTAAATCCTGAAACTAGTTTTTTAATAGTCTTAAACGTATCTTGCTCTATATTCATTCCCATTAAAAGCTTATCAATAGCTTCGATCCTCTCAATATTTCTAACTAGTTCTTTATTTTGTATAGTTAAATCTTCTTGAGCAATATTTAATTTTTCAATCATCTCTTTAAAAGAAATTGATAAAGATCTTATTTCTCCTTGACCAACTACCTTTATGTCCTCAACTTTTTCTCCTTTTGAGATTTGGTCTGCTAAATCTGCAATTTGAGTAAGAGGCATTAGTAATTTTCTAAACACTTTGCTTGAAATTGTTGAACTTATAATCATAATTAACAAGACTAAAATTCCAATATAAATAGATGTCATTAATTTTTCTTCTGTTAATCTCTCTTTAGAAAGAGAAAGTATAAAACTTCCTAAATAACTATCATTATAACCTATTAAATTATAAATTCCAACATAATATGATAAACCATTTATTTTTTTATTCAAATAATAGTTTTTATAGTCTTTTTTTAAAATTTCCCTATACGTTCTATTTGAAAAGAAAAACTTAGCTTGAAGTTCCTCTTTATCTGGACTATTTGTCACAAAATATACTCTATCTTTTGAACTTAATTCTAATCCATCTGTTAAAGAAGTTAAAAAATCTCTATTTATTGGAATCGAAACCACTAAATAATATGTTGTAGTTTCATTTCCATAAGGAATTACAACTCTTGCATATATTTTATTATCAACACTAGCTAAATAATAACCTGTTTCTTCAAATTCTTTTTTACTAGAAGTCTCGAGTAAAATATGAATATTATCTTCATTTAAAGTACCTAAATTACCTCGATTTCCATACTCTCCTAGCAATTCTCCATCCGAAGAAATAATAGTTATTACTGAATTATAATAATTTCTGAAATCTTCTTTTAATAAGTTGTACTTTAGCATTTCTGCTATTTGTTGATTCCCTTCACTAATTCTATATTTTCCAATTTCTTTATAAACATCATTTCTTATCTCTCCAAAATAGGATTTATAGTTTCCCATCAAAAGATTCATTTTATTTTTAGTTGTATCTTCTATCCTTTGTTCCATATCTTGAAAAGAGGTCAAGATAACAACTATAGCAATTAAAATTGAAGTTAAGAATATTGCTATATCATTGTAAAAAATTATTTTTATTAACAAGGAATCTTTTCTTATTTTCATCCTCTAAAGCCCCTTTTTAGTTAGTCCAACTCTTTCCCTTTCTTTATCTATATCCTTTATTTTTACCTTTATAATTTGTCCCACTGATAGAACTTTACCTGGATCATCTATAAATCTATCTGAAATTTCTGAAATATGAAGTAAAGCATCATTTTTTAGTCCAATATCTATAAAAGCTCCAAATTTCACAACATTTCTTACTGTTCCTTCTAACTCCATTCCTGGTTGAAGATTATCAATTTTTAAAATATCAGATTTTAAAAGTGGTTTTTGAATACTATCTCTAGGATCTCTTCTCTCTTTAACTAAAGCATCGTAAATATCTTTTACTGTTTCATACCCACAGTCATTTTCTTGAGCAAATTTTTTATAATCAAAATTTGCCAATATTTCTTTAGCTTTATTTAATTCATCAGCATAATTTTTTAAAGATAGACCTATTGATTTCAAGATTTTTTCAGCAGTATTATATGATTCTGGATGTATTATTGTGTTATCTAAGGTATTTTCACCATCTAAAATAATTAAAAATCCAGCCATTTGTTCATATGCCTTGGCTCCTAAACCTTTTACTTTCAATAGCTCTTTTCTATTTTTAAAATTACCATTTTCTTTTCTATAATCTACAATACTCTTTGCCACACTTTTTTTAACTCCCGATACATATGACAATAATGCCCATGATGCAGTATTTACATTAACTCCTACACTATTTACAACAAGCTCTATTACTTCAGTCAATGATTGATCTAATCTTTTTTGATTAACATCATGTTGATACATTCCCACACCTATTGATTTTGGGTCAATTTTTACTAGCTCTGCTAAAGGATCTTGGATTCTTCTTCCTATTGAAATCGCTCCTCTAACGGTTACATCTAAATCTGGAAATTCCTCTACTGCTATCTTAGAAGCTGAATATATTGAAGCTCCTGCTTCATTTCCTATTAAGTATTTCACATCTCTATCTACAGTTTTTAAAACTTCTGCAACAAAACTTTCTGTTTCTCTTGATGCAGTTCCATTTCCAATAACAATTATATCAATTTCATATTTTTTTATAAAATCTTTCATTTTTCTTTCTGCATCTTTCAGTTGATTTTCATGATGCATCTCTTTTACTAGATAAAACACTGTATTTTCTCTAAAAAAACCATTCTTATCTATAACTGCAACCTTGCATCCTGTTCTATAACCCGGATCTAAAGCAAGTATATTTTTTTCATAAAGTGGTGGTTGCATTAAAAGATTTTTTAAATTTTCTTTAAATACAATAATTGCTTCATCCTCTGCTTTTTCTGTTAAAATATTTCTAACTTCTCTTTCAATAGAAGGTAAAATCAATCTATCTAAAGCATCTATTACAATCTCTTTATGGAAAAAATTCAACTCTTTATTTACAAAGTCTTTTAAAAGATATCTTTCTAGAATTTCTCTATCTTTTTCTTCAAAATTTAAAGAGATCGTTAATACTCCCTCATTTTCTCCTCTATTTAAAGCTAAAATTCTATGAGATAAAGCTTTATTTACAGGTTCTGTATATTCATAATAATCTTTATACACATGCTTTACATCTAATTCATCTGCTTTTTTACTTTTTTTAGCCACAATAATAGCTTTTTTCAACATTTCTTCTCTTAATTTTTCTCTATACTCTAATGTTTCAGATAAATTTTGAGCTACAATTAGTTTAGCTCCTTCAATAGCTTTTTCAATACTTTCTACTTCGTCTGTTATAAACTTTTGAGCTTCTTTTTCAAGATCAGCTATTGTTTTTAACTCATAAATTTTTTGTGCTAATGGTTCTAATCCTTGCTCTTTTGCTGTATCAGCTTTAGTTTTTCTTTTTTTCTTAAAAGGAAAATATAAATCTTCTACATTTTGTAACTTTTCAGCTAACTGTATTTGCTTTTTTAATTCTTCAGTTAATTTTCCTTGCTCTTCAATTAACCTTATAACTTCTTCTTTTCTTGTTTCTAAATTTCTTAAGTAAACTATTAATTCAGATATTTTCAAAATATTTGTTTCGTCTAAATTTCCAGTAACTTCTTTTCTATATCTTGCTATAAACGGAACAGTTGAACCTTCATCTAAAAGTTTTATTGTATTAGTTATTTGTTCAATATTTAATCCAGTTTCTTTAGCAATTCTATTAAAGAGTGTATCCATTAATCCATCTCCTTTTCATAGTTGAATTTACCTCGTATTATACCATATTTTAATAATCAATGTCTAACACAAACAGAAAAAAAAGGTGCCTTTTCAGGCACCTAAAGTTATGCAATTAGTTTTTCTTTGCAGCTTCGAACTTTGCCCAAACTCCAGCTTTATCTAATAAAGACTTAACTGTTCTTGTTGGTTGTGCTCCGTTCATAAGGAACTTAACGATCTCTTCCTCTTTAAGAGTTACTTTTCCTTCCTCTAATGGATAGTAGTTTCCTAAATAAGCTACTGCCTTTCCATCTCTTCTTGATAAAGCTTCCATTGCAGCTATTCTGTATACAGGTCTCTTTTTGCTTCCCATTCTAGTTAATCTTAATTTTAACATTTAAAATCACTTCTCCTTTTATATTTCTATTTTTTTATTTTTGGTAGTACTTCTAATCTCTATTTAAAATGGAAACTTCATTCCACCTTTTCTTCCACCCATTCCAGGAAGTTGTGGGAACTTTCCAGTTGAGAACATCTTCATCATTTCTCTCATCTGCTCAAATTGCTTTAATAATTTATTTATATCAGCAACTTCTGTTCCACTACCCTTTGCTATTCTTTGTTTACGACTAGCTTTTAAAATTTCAGGTTTTTTTCTTTCTTCTCTAGTCATAGATTGGATAATGGCTTCTACTTTTTTCATTTCTTTTTCAGCTGGTGCTAAATCACCAATTTGTCCCATCCCAGGAATCATCTTTAAAATGCTTCCTAAAGAACCTAATTTTTTAATATTTTGTAATTGTTTTAAAAAATCATCTAAATCAAACTTTTGAGTTCTAATTTTTTCTTCAAGAGACTTTGCATCCTCTTCTCCTATTGCTTCTTGAGCTTTTTCAACTAAAGAAACAACATCTCCCATTCCTAAAATTCTTGATGCCAATCTTTCTGGATGGAATAATTCTAAGTCATCAATTTTCTCTCCTGTTCCAACAAATTTAATTGGTTTTCCTACTACCGATTTAACAGAAAGTGCTGCTCCACCTCTAGTATCCCCATCAAATTTTGTTAGTACTACTCCATCAATACTTAATGCATTATTAAACGACTGTGCAAGATTTACAGCATCTTGTCCAATCATAGCATCAACTACTAATAAAATTTCTTGAGGTCTAACTACTTTTTTAACCTCTTTTAATTCTTCCATTAATTTTTCATCTATATGTAATCTTCCTGCAGTATCTATTATTAAATATGTTGCTCCTGCTTCTTTGGCTTTTTGTAGTCCTCTTTCACAAATTCCTACAGCATCGTTACTTCCTAATTCAAAATAAACATCTACTCCTATTTGTTGAGCTAAAACTTCTAATTGCTTCATAGCTGCAGGTCTATAGATATCCGCACCTATCAAGTAAGGTTTTTCCCCTTGCTTTTTTAAGTACTTTGCTAACTTACCAGCAAATGTTGTTTTTCCTGCTCCTTGAAGCCCTGCAAGCATTACTACAGTTGGATTTTTAGCACTTTTTGTAAGTCTCGAATTAGTTCCACCAAGTAGTTCTATCAATTCATCGTTTACTATTTTTATAAATTGTTGCCCAGGATTTATTCCAGTTAATACTTCAGATCCTATAGCTTTTTCTTGAATTTTTGCAACAAAATCTTTTACAACTTTGTAGTTTACATCGGCCTCTAGTAAAGACATTCTAACTTCACGTAAAGCCTCTTTTATATTACTTTCGCTTAGTTTTCCATGACCTCTTACTTTTTTCATTATGTCTTGGAATCTATTTCCTAAATTTTCTAACATTGGCCACCCCTACTAAAAGTTTTTTTCGATTATTTTCTCTAGATTTTCAATTTTAAAATTTTTCTTTAAATCTTCTAACTGCGCTAAAAGTTCTAAATCTCTTTTATAAAATCCTATCTTTTTTTCATAATCTCTTAAAATCTTTATTCCTCTTTTTATGTTATCATAGACAGCTTGTCTACTTACATTATATTTCTTTCCAATCTCAGTTAGAGAAAGATCTTCCTCGAAGTGCTCTAACAAATATTCTTTTTGTCTATCACTCAAAAGATTTCTATAATAGTCAAGCAGAATAGAGACTTCTAACATCTCATTCAATTCCATAATATCACCAACATATTATATATAAGTTCACATTTTTTGTCAAGCATTTTTTCTTTACAAAACTTTAAGTTTTTTTACCTCTCTCTCTATGTTATAATTAATTTAAACAAAATATTTGAGGTGATTTAGTGAACTTAAAAGAAAATATAAAAAATATAATTCTTGAAATAAATAGAGAGAATAACTTAATTTCTAGTGAAGTTATTGAAAATACACCCAATCGAATAGAGTCTTTTTATAAAGAGATTTTCTCTGGACTTAATATAAATCCGTATGATTTTTTAAAAAGAACATTTCCTGTTAATAACAATGATTTAGTTATTGAAAAAAATGTTGCTTTTTACTCTATGTGCGAACACCATTTTTTACCATTTTTTGGAAAAATATCTGTAGGTTATATTCCAAATGGAGAAATAGTTGGGTTTGGAGATATCATAAAAATTATTGAAGCATATTCTAAAAGGCCTCAACTCCAAGAAAG of the Cetobacterium sp. NK01 genome contains:
- a CDS encoding Tex family protein; translation: MDTLFNRIAKETGLNIEQITNTIKLLDEGSTVPFIARYRKEVTGNLDETNILKISELIVYLRNLETRKEEVIRLIEEQGKLTEELKKQIQLAEKLQNVEDLYFPFKKKRKTKADTAKEQGLEPLAQKIYELKTIADLEKEAQKFITDEVESIEKAIEGAKLIVAQNLSETLEYREKLREEMLKKAIIVAKKSKKADELDVKHVYKDYYEYTEPVNKALSHRILALNRGENEGVLTISLNFEEKDREILERYLLKDFVNKELNFFHKEIVIDALDRLILPSIEREVRNILTEKAEDEAIIVFKENLKNLLMQPPLYEKNILALDPGYRTGCKVAVIDKNGFFRENTVFYLVKEMHHENQLKDAERKMKDFIKKYEIDIIVIGNGTASRETESFVAEVLKTVDRDVKYLIGNEAGASIYSASKIAVEEFPDLDVTVRGAISIGRRIQDPLAELVKIDPKSIGVGMYQHDVNQKRLDQSLTEVIELVVNSVGVNVNTASWALLSYVSGVKKSVAKSIVDYRKENGNFKNRKELLKVKGLGAKAYEQMAGFLIILDGENTLDNTIIHPESYNTAEKILKSIGLSLKNYADELNKAKEILANFDYKKFAQENDCGYETVKDIYDALVKERRDPRDSIQKPLLKSDILKIDNLQPGMELEGTVRNVVKFGAFIDIGLKNDALLHISEISDRFIDDPGKVLSVGQIIKVKIKDIDKERERVGLTKKGL
- the rpsP gene encoding 30S ribosomal protein S16, whose protein sequence is MLKLRLTRMGSKKRPVYRIAAMEALSRRDGKAVAYLGNYYPLEEGKVTLKEEEIVKFLMNGAQPTRTVKSLLDKAGVWAKFEAAKKN
- the ffh gene encoding signal recognition particle protein, translating into MLENLGNRFQDIMKKVRGHGKLSESNIKEALREVRMSLLEADVNYKVVKDFVAKIQEKAIGSEVLTGINPGQQFIKIVNDELIELLGGTNSRLTKSAKNPTVVMLAGLQGAGKTTFAGKLAKYLKKQGEKPYLIGADIYRPAAMKQLEVLAQQIGVDVYFELGSNDAVGICERGLQKAKEAGATYLIIDTAGRLHIDEKLMEELKEVKKVVRPQEILLVVDAMIGQDAVNLAQSFNNALSIDGVVLTKFDGDTRGGAALSVKSVVGKPIKFVGTGEKIDDLELFHPERLASRILGMGDVVSLVEKAQEAIGEEDAKSLEEKIRTQKFDLDDFLKQLQNIKKLGSLGSILKMIPGMGQIGDLAPAEKEMKKVEAIIQSMTREERKKPEILKASRKQRIAKGSGTEVADINKLLKQFEQMREMMKMFSTGKFPQLPGMGGRKGGMKFPF
- the ylxM gene encoding YlxM family DNA-binding protein; amino-acid sequence: MELNEMLEVSILLDYYRNLLSDRQKEYLLEHFEEDLSLTEIGKKYNVSRQAVYDNIKRGIKILRDYEKKIGFYKRDLELLAQLEDLKKNFKIENLEKIIEKNF
- the folE gene encoding GTP cyclohydrolase I FolE produces the protein MKNIILEINRENNLISSEVIENTPNRIESFYKEIFSGLNINPYDFLKRTFPVNNNDLVIEKNVAFYSMCEHHFLPFFGKISVGYIPNGEIVGFGDIIKIIEAYSKRPQLQERLCNEIAETIFVGLECQGVYVVIEAEHTCMTMRGVKAIGSKVITTSSKGIFNSNENLKHEFLNLIKI